A region from the Halobacillus mangrovi genome encodes:
- a CDS encoding TAXI family TRAP transporter solute-binding subunit, with the protein MIKRLSFVLTLVLVMILAACGSDGGSEEASGSGGSGSESIVFGTGGTSGTYYPIGGALKPVFEESDSIDNVTVESTGASVANIQNIKDSLNQMAIIMSDVGYDALEGKGQFEGSAVDIQAMAGMYQNVVQVVALKDSGIKSIADLKGKKVGVGKVGSGVEQSAKKVLEAVDLTYDDLGKVTHTGYADSVQEMKNGNLDAAFFTSGVPNSNITDLMQQTDINFVEINGETAEKLMEKYPFYKANTIEAGDEARYNLEEPVETVGIQNMIIVSPDLSEDVVYDMTKRYYEYLGTEEVSVGALKQLGRDEIAKGLIAPLHPGAKKFYEEKGILE; encoded by the coding sequence ATGATAAAACGTTTATCGTTTGTACTTACTTTAGTGCTAGTTATGATCTTAGCTGCTTGCGGCAGTGATGGTGGTTCAGAAGAAGCTTCAGGTTCAGGAGGCTCTGGTTCTGAGTCTATCGTATTTGGTACTGGTGGGACGTCAGGTACATACTATCCGATCGGTGGGGCTTTGAAGCCAGTGTTTGAAGAAAGTGACAGTATCGACAACGTTACAGTTGAATCAACGGGTGCTTCTGTAGCTAACATTCAAAACATAAAAGATAGCTTAAATCAGATGGCGATCATTATGAGTGATGTTGGATACGATGCACTAGAAGGAAAAGGGCAATTTGAAGGAAGCGCTGTAGATATCCAGGCTATGGCTGGAATGTATCAAAACGTTGTCCAAGTTGTAGCTCTGAAAGATAGTGGAATCAAATCCATCGCAGATTTAAAAGGCAAGAAAGTCGGAGTCGGAAAAGTAGGTTCAGGTGTAGAACAAAGTGCTAAGAAAGTATTGGAAGCCGTGGATTTGACTTATGATGATCTAGGAAAAGTAACTCACACGGGTTATGCAGATAGTGTACAGGAGATGAAAAACGGAAACTTGGATGCGGCGTTCTTTACTTCCGGCGTACCGAACAGCAATATTACGGACTTGATGCAGCAAACTGATATCAATTTTGTAGAGATCAATGGAGAAACAGCTGAGAAACTAATGGAAAAATATCCGTTCTACAAAGCTAATACGATCGAAGCTGGTGATGAAGCTCGCTATAACCTGGAAGAGCCAGTAGAAACAGTAGGAATCCAGAATATGATTATCGTTTCTCCAGACTTAAGTGAAGACGTCGTCTATGATATGACGAAACGCTACTACGAATATCTTGGAACAGAAGAAGTATCTGTAGGAGCTTTGAAGCAGCTTGGACGCGATGAAATTGCCAAAGGACTGATCGCACCTCTTCACCCTGGTGCTAAGAAATTTTATGAAGAAAAAGGCATTTTAGAGTAA
- a CDS encoding DUF1850 domain-containing protein, giving the protein MKLKIIGALTSMLTIGFLLLVVIEVPALTVTSEGETQAFFPYKDGAEFSIRWQHSVEKEDWEEMFVLKNKEIELSGTRFKTFGAGVPNDTGEDTYIKDGWVYMTEINRVIGKQLSIRSGKSTNHRFIYEKDTTLPLKANRSYQLTVKNYSLLYSLKEYITAKMR; this is encoded by the coding sequence ATGAAGTTGAAAATAATCGGAGCGCTGACAAGCATGCTTACCATTGGATTTCTATTATTAGTAGTGATTGAAGTTCCTGCCTTAACGGTTACATCAGAGGGGGAAACACAAGCTTTCTTTCCGTATAAAGACGGAGCCGAATTTTCTATTAGGTGGCAGCATTCGGTTGAAAAAGAGGATTGGGAAGAGATGTTTGTCCTGAAAAACAAGGAAATTGAACTGAGCGGGACCCGGTTCAAGACATTTGGAGCAGGCGTCCCAAATGATACAGGTGAGGACACCTATATTAAAGACGGCTGGGTTTATATGACCGAAATTAATCGAGTGATAGGAAAACAGCTGTCCATTAGAAGCGGCAAGAGTACAAATCATCGGTTTATCTATGAGAAGGATACCACCCTTCCACTAAAAGCAAATCGTTCCTATCAACTAACTGTTAAGAATTATTCTTTACTGTATTCGTTAAAAGAGTACATAACTGCAAAGATGAGGTGA
- a CDS encoding TRAP transporter permease: protein MKKKVKDPESYDRESTTRTGLAKPVALTVSVLAIALSLFHLYTSYAGSLVDIKQRSIHLYTLMTLGFLLYPFMKKKGNKGVPIFDYITAGLSLFVAVYMLMTAERIIQSGGQINDTDFYVGILIIVLLFDITRRVTGWGLSLLGLGFLIYGFYVKLSIYPEMNVATVTSVAKQIISQLVFITEGVLGTAVGVSASYIILFILFGAFLGKSGMGQLFNDLALAVAGHTKGGPAKVAVIASGFLGSINGSAIANVVTTGTFTIPLMKKIGYNKNFAGAVESAASVGGQILPPIMGAAAFIMAENLNVAYTKIILAGIIPALLFYIGILLQVHFRAAKRGLRGLPKSELPSLREVIAERGHLIIPMLTLLYLLFSGKTPFYAAFWSIIATIVIAGSKRMLPVIVAISLYLIFQPQLSALLTGASLPKVRSDWWELLIILAIPLVINVWRKWLNIKGDEVGIMDCLKALEDGAKTTVPVAIACGAVGIVVGIASLTGVALEIANSIVNIGSAVNSPLIQLLITLVLTMITSIILGMGLPSIPTYIITSTMAAPILLQLPLYREIAGSTETATFVAHMFVFYFGIFANITPPVALAAFAGAGVAGGNPNKTGFQAMKLAIAGFIVPFMFVFSHEMLMVDATFINIVSITVTSLIGVLLLSIMAEGYFKQGVPGWLRVLAGIGALLLIYPGIVTDLIGLGVFALVLFTNLKNTKGFQQERSAL from the coding sequence ATGAAGAAGAAAGTGAAAGACCCGGAAAGTTATGATCGTGAAAGTACAACTAGAACAGGGTTAGCAAAACCAGTTGCCCTAACCGTTTCCGTATTAGCGATTGCGTTATCCTTATTTCATTTGTACACATCCTACGCAGGTTCCTTAGTTGATATAAAACAGAGAAGTATTCACCTGTACACCTTAATGACGTTGGGTTTTCTTCTTTATCCATTTATGAAGAAGAAAGGGAATAAAGGTGTCCCGATTTTTGACTACATAACGGCTGGGTTATCTTTATTCGTGGCTGTCTATATGCTAATGACTGCGGAGCGGATTATCCAATCGGGCGGCCAAATCAATGATACGGATTTTTATGTAGGGATTTTAATCATTGTTCTTTTGTTTGACATCACCCGAAGAGTGACAGGATGGGGGCTGTCCCTACTAGGACTTGGTTTTTTAATCTATGGATTCTACGTAAAGTTGTCGATCTATCCTGAAATGAATGTAGCAACTGTTACAAGTGTTGCTAAACAAATTATTTCCCAACTTGTTTTCATTACAGAAGGTGTTTTAGGAACAGCTGTTGGGGTATCTGCCAGTTATATTATCCTGTTCATTTTATTCGGGGCTTTTCTCGGTAAATCAGGGATGGGGCAGCTTTTCAATGACCTGGCTTTGGCGGTTGCCGGCCATACAAAAGGCGGACCTGCAAAAGTAGCGGTCATTGCCAGTGGCTTTTTAGGTTCAATCAATGGTTCAGCTATTGCAAACGTTGTAACTACGGGAACATTTACCATTCCTCTAATGAAAAAGATCGGTTACAACAAGAACTTTGCTGGGGCTGTTGAATCTGCCGCTAGTGTAGGAGGACAAATTCTCCCACCGATCATGGGTGCGGCCGCTTTTATTATGGCTGAAAATTTGAATGTGGCCTATACAAAAATTATTTTGGCTGGAATTATTCCGGCGCTCTTATTTTACATCGGGATTCTTTTGCAAGTGCACTTTCGTGCGGCAAAACGTGGACTTCGGGGGCTTCCGAAGAGTGAGCTGCCTTCCTTGAGAGAAGTAATTGCTGAACGAGGCCACTTGATCATTCCTATGCTTACGTTACTTTACTTGCTTTTCTCTGGAAAAACACCTTTTTACGCAGCGTTCTGGTCTATTATAGCTACCATCGTTATTGCGGGTTCAAAGCGCATGCTGCCTGTCATTGTAGCGATTTCTCTGTATTTGATCTTCCAACCTCAACTATCAGCATTGCTGACAGGAGCTAGTCTTCCAAAAGTAAGAAGTGACTGGTGGGAGCTTTTAATTATATTAGCCATTCCCCTTGTGATTAATGTATGGAGAAAATGGCTGAACATCAAGGGTGATGAAGTCGGAATCATGGACTGCCTCAAAGCTCTTGAAGACGGCGCCAAAACTACGGTTCCGGTCGCGATTGCTTGTGGAGCTGTTGGAATCGTTGTCGGAATCGCATCTTTGACTGGTGTGGCCCTGGAGATTGCAAACAGTATCGTCAATATCGGAAGTGCCGTTAACAGCCCGCTGATTCAGTTGCTGATCACTTTAGTCCTTACCATGATCACTTCGATTATCTTAGGTATGGGATTACCGAGTATCCCTACCTATATCATTACAAGTACCATGGCAGCACCCATTTTATTACAGCTTCCTTTGTATAGGGAAATCGCTGGTTCTACAGAGACAGCAACCTTCGTTGCGCATATGTTTGTCTTTTACTTCGGTATTTTTGCGAACATCACTCCACCTGTAGCTTTGGCAGCTTTTGCTGGAGCAGGGGTCGCTGGCGGGAATCCGAACAAGACAGGTTTCCAGGCGATGAAACTTGCGATTGCCGGGTTTATTGTCCCGTTCATGTTCGTATTTTCCCACGAAATGTTAATGGTCGATGCCACTTTTATAAATATTGTATCGATTACAGTCACCTCCCTTATTGGAGTTCTCCTGCTTTCGATCATGGCTGAGGGATACTTCAAGCAGGGTGTACCAGGATGGTTACGAGTGCTTGCAGGTATCGGTGCCCTGTTGCTTATCTACCCAGGTATTGTCACTGATTTAATTGGACTTGGTGTGTTTGCGCTTGTACTTTTTACGAATTTAAAAAATACAAAAGGGTTTCAGCAGGAACGTTCCGCACTTTAA
- a CDS encoding fumarylacetoacetate hydrolase family protein, translating into MRLANVKYDGKEQAAVVADRGMVFPMRSINQQCGESWPDQFFDLIQPESFKPFQTWWEQQDQAQVEIVKPKKYLPLYRHPRKIWGIGLNYVDHASDLDEKAPEGEPASFMKPDTSIIGYEDTICIPEQSMRTTAEAELGVIIGQKCKNVSEDEASDVIAGYTTIIDMTAEDILRRNPRYLTRSKSFDTFFSFGPQLLTPDEITDVMELKVTTKINGQAHRTNTVKKMTFDPYYLVAFHSKVMTLLPGDIISTGTPGAVVIRDGDLIECEIDGFVPLRNPVKDLKD; encoded by the coding sequence ATGCGTTTGGCAAATGTAAAATATGATGGGAAAGAGCAAGCAGCTGTAGTGGCTGATAGAGGCATGGTTTTTCCAATGCGTTCGATCAATCAACAATGTGGAGAATCATGGCCAGACCAATTTTTTGATCTCATCCAACCAGAGAGTTTTAAGCCGTTCCAAACATGGTGGGAGCAACAGGACCAGGCGCAGGTTGAAATAGTGAAGCCTAAGAAGTATCTCCCGTTATACCGGCATCCAAGAAAGATTTGGGGAATTGGGCTGAACTACGTGGATCATGCGTCTGATCTCGACGAAAAAGCACCCGAGGGTGAACCCGCCAGCTTTATGAAGCCGGACACGTCGATCATCGGTTATGAAGATACGATTTGTATTCCAGAACAATCGATGAGGACGACTGCAGAAGCAGAATTAGGGGTTATTATTGGTCAAAAGTGTAAGAACGTCTCTGAAGATGAGGCGAGTGATGTGATTGCGGGCTATACGACTATTATCGATATGACAGCCGAAGACATCTTAAGACGAAATCCAAGATATCTTACACGTTCGAAAAGCTTTGATACGTTTTTCAGCTTCGGTCCTCAGCTTTTGACACCCGATGAGATTACAGACGTTATGGAGTTGAAGGTCACGACTAAGATCAATGGACAAGCTCATCGGACCAATACGGTTAAAAAAATGACCTTCGACCCTTATTATCTAGTTGCCTTTCATTCAAAAGTGATGACGTTACTCCCGGGGGACATCATTTCCACAGGAACTCCAGGTGCAGTCGTAATCAGGGATGGAGATCTTATAGAATGCGAGATTGATGGGTTTGTTCCCTTACGTAATCCTGTTAAAGATCTAAAAGATTAA
- a CDS encoding SDR family oxidoreductase, with translation MDLQLQDKSVIVLASSKGLGKAISTEFAKEGAKVLISSRSEEELEKAKAEIQEVSGNKYVEYQVCDVTKKDDLVQLVQKAIELHGTVDVLINNAGGPKAGTFDDFSDQDWQNAFELNLLSFTRAIREVLPSMRAKQSGRIVNIASSSIKQTLDNLILSNTFRSGIVGLSKSLSQELASDNILINTVGPGRIATDRVASLDEKRAAQLGLSPVELREKTEQSIPLGRYGEPEEFAKAVVFLASGANTYMTGQALVVDGGLVKAL, from the coding sequence ATGGACCTACAGTTACAAGATAAGTCCGTAATCGTACTTGCTTCAAGTAAAGGACTTGGAAAAGCAATCAGTACTGAATTTGCTAAAGAAGGAGCCAAGGTGCTGATCTCCAGCAGAAGTGAAGAAGAATTGGAAAAAGCGAAAGCTGAAATTCAGGAAGTGAGCGGAAACAAATATGTCGAGTATCAAGTCTGTGATGTAACGAAAAAAGATGACCTCGTTCAACTAGTTCAGAAAGCGATCGAGCTTCATGGAACCGTTGATGTTCTAATCAATAATGCAGGAGGTCCAAAAGCGGGTACGTTTGATGATTTTTCTGATCAAGATTGGCAGAATGCGTTCGAACTGAATCTATTAAGCTTTACGAGAGCGATTCGGGAAGTTCTGCCGTCGATGCGAGCTAAGCAGAGCGGCAGAATTGTAAATATCGCTTCTTCATCTATTAAGCAAACGTTAGACAATTTAATTTTGTCGAACACATTTCGTTCAGGAATCGTGGGACTTTCGAAGAGTCTCTCACAGGAGCTTGCGAGTGATAATATCTTAATCAACACTGTTGGACCAGGGCGTATTGCCACAGACCGCGTCGCAAGTCTTGATGAGAAGCGGGCGGCTCAGTTGGGTCTGTCTCCGGTTGAGTTGAGGGAGAAAACAGAGCAGTCGATTCCGTTGGGAAGGTACGGAGAGCCTGAAGAGTTTGCCAAAGCGGTTGTTTTTCTAGCGTCTGGTGCGAATACGTACATGACTGGCCAAGCGCTTGTAGTTGATGGGGGACTGGTGAAGGCGCTATAA